TGATGGGGCTAATCCTATGAAGTATTCTTTTGATACAGGAAAGTTAACCAGTGCAGAGGATATTGATACTATTGCAGATGGAGCGGCAGTAAAGAATCCAGGTAAGTTAACTTTTCAGGTAGTAAAAAAATATGTAGATGAAATTGTCACGGTAAGTGATCAACAGCTTATGGAGGATGTATATATTCTTTTGGAAAAGCACAAACTTGTAGCAGAGGCCACAGGGGCTATGTCACTGGCGGCATTAAGCAAATTGAAATTTAAAAATAAGAAAGTGGTATGTTTAATAAGTGGTGGAAATATAGATGTGGTAACAATGTCTGCACTCTTAAACCATGGACTTGTTTCAAGAGGAAGAATATTCTGTTTTTCAGTTAAACTTAAGGATACTCCAGGGCAGCTTTTACAGATATCAAAAATTCTGGCGGAAAAATCTGCAAATATAATAAAATTGGATCATAATCAGTTTAAAGCTATTGATAGATTAAAACATGTGGCTTTAGAAGTAACAGTTGAAACAAATGGTCATGACCATATAGAAGAGATAATTAAATCTTTAAATGAGCACGGATATAATATTGATAAGGTATATTAGTTGATTTGAAGACAGCAGATTAATACCCCCTACGCTTATTTAGAGTAAGTTTGGGGGCAAAATGCTGTTGTTTTTTAGTAATTTATTTAAGCTCTATAATTTGATATATATTTGACAATAATAATAAATAGGAGTAATATAAAAATGGCAAATGCCAATATAGATGCAAGGAGATGATTTTATGTCAGATTGTAGTTCATGTCCATCGAATGATGGATGCAGTAAGGATAATGAAAGTTGTGATGTTGATATTGATTTTAATCCCTATAATAAGGTAAAAAGGATTATTGGTATTATGAGTGGTAAGGGAGGTGTTGGAAAATCATCAATTTCTGTACTTGTAGCTAGACAGCTAAAGAAAATGGGGTATAGTGTAGGAATTTTAGATGCGGATATAACAGGCCCAAGTATTCCTAATTTAATGGGCCTAAAAGGTAAAAGAGCTGAAACCACAGAGGAATTTATAGTACCTGTAGATACAAAAGATGCAATAAAAGCTATATCATTAAATCTGCTTTTAGAAGATGAGAGCCAGCCGGTTATATGGAGAGGACCTGTAATAGGTGGTGCAGTTAAGCAATTATGGACAGATGTAATATGGGGGGAGCTGGATTATTTAATAATTGATATGCCTCCTGGAACAGGAGATGTTGCTCTTACTGTAATGCAATCCATGCCTATAGATGGCATAGTTATGATATCTGTGCCACAGGATTTGGTATCAATGATAGTTTCAAAAGCTGTAAATATGGCAAAAACCATGAATATCAACATACTCGGAGTTATTGAAAACATGAGTTATATAACCTGTCCAGATTGTGGGAAACAGATAAAACTTTTTAATGGTGAAAGCACAGATAAATTTTTGAAGGATATGGATTTGAAACTTTTGGGAGAACTTCCTATGTTAAGTGGCATAAGCAGTTTGTCGGAACAGGGAGATGAAAGTATAAGTGAAAATCTTCAAAAGATTTTTAAGCCTATTGTTGAAAATATAATCAATAGTTTAAAGGACATACCTCCAAAGGAATAATCTATGAAAATATACTCCAAAGAAGATATTATAAGGGTAAATGTATATGATTACATAATGACTTAAGAAAAGTTACAA
This window of the Clostridium kluyveri DSM 555 genome carries:
- a CDS encoding Mrp/NBP35 family ATP-binding protein produces the protein MSDCSSCPSNDGCSKDNESCDVDIDFNPYNKVKRIIGIMSGKGGVGKSSISVLVARQLKKMGYSVGILDADITGPSIPNLMGLKGKRAETTEEFIVPVDTKDAIKAISLNLLLEDESQPVIWRGPVIGGAVKQLWTDVIWGELDYLIIDMPPGTGDVALTVMQSMPIDGIVMISVPQDLVSMIVSKAVNMAKTMNINILGVIENMSYITCPDCGKQIKLFNGESTDKFLKDMDLKLLGELPMLSGISSLSEQGDESISENLQKIFKPIVENIINSLKDIPPKE